One region of Culex pipiens pallens isolate TS chromosome 2, TS_CPP_V2, whole genome shotgun sequence genomic DNA includes:
- the LOC120428541 gene encoding uncharacterized protein LOC120428541 — protein MILNTRIIGLKFEGSLWAKQQTRPIQVPLTAKMKTYAGEECDRVCSATEAPRICYFKWIAESYAAMGSACKECRWGNHSDCFHPQCITADGMERSVVTLNRQIPGPTIAVCRNDVIVVDLLNHMEGSAGAIHWHGMHQMQTPWMDGVPMVTQCPIPFGDIFRYVFNASEPGTQFYHSHAGHQKANGHFGSLIVRNPSDLNRELYDADLTEHIIIIADWTLDMAEKYVPGLQSSTIQMDSILINGRGRHFDEEEQELQQSPLTVYRVEQGKRYRFRVISSGSQFCPFQLQIEHHRMQIISTDGGAVQPLVVDTLVSTSGERYDFVLSADQKPGNYWVRVRAIGFCDIQRKEEYAVLSYSPPADVSDQELAFPTVEPPGWDEPYPVGVILNHPNTTCYQPGDQSVCAADLESHEVHRDDALIDAKPDKKFYIAFDTFQADTNLLFSENGYVRYMTVALTFNNIGITNNISMVNLPFPPLTQPDLLATVADQFCNSTSKPARCLPDRACFCTHRLQVALNDVVEMSLIDDADQIRELYHPFHLHGHRFIVMGQGQVPPGTRRQVDKFAWLKAQAPRRGGMPDSHNPPYKDTVSIPSRGYTRVRFRADNPGFWLVHCHFEWHLGIGMSLILQVGDVDQMKKPPPGFPTCGHYRPDAESILGMV, from the exons ATGATTCTGAACACGAGAATAATCGGTTTAAAATTCGAAGGTTCGCTATGGGCAAAGCAACAGACCCGGCCCATCCAGGTTCCGTTGACGGCGAAGATGAAGACCTACGCCGGGGAAGAGTGTGACCGGGTTTGCAGTGCCACCGAGGCACCTCGCATTTGCTATTTCAAGTGGATCGCCGAGAGCTATGCAGCGATGGGATC GGCCTGCAAAGAGTGCCGATGGGGCAACCATTCCGACTGCTTCCACCCGCAGTGCATCACCGCCGACGGAATGGAACGGAGCGTGGTGACGCTGAACCGGCAAATCCCGGGACCCACGATCGCCGTCTGTCGGAACGACGTCATCGTGGTGGACCTGCTAAACCACATGGAGGGCTCGGCCGGTGCGATTCACTGGCACGGCATGCACCAGATGCAGACGCCCTGGATGGACGGCGTTCCGATGGTGACGCAGTGTCCGATTCCGTTCGGGGACATCTTCCGGTACGTGTTCAACGCCAGCGAGCCGGGAACGCAGTTTTACCATTCGCACGCCGGACACCAGAAGGCCAACGGGCACTTTGGGTCGCTGATCGTGCGGAATCCGAGTGATTTGAACAGAGAGTTGTATGATGCGGATCTGACCGAGCACATCATTATTATCGCGGACTGGACGCTGGACATGGCGGAGAAGTACGTTCCGGGGCTGCAAAGTAGCACCATCCAGATGGATTCGATTTTGATCAATGGAAGGGGAAGGCATTTTGAT GAAGAAGAACAAGAGCTGCAACAGTCTCCGCTGACGGTTTACCGCGTAGAGCAGGGCAAACGCTACCGCTTCCGGGTAATCAGCAGCGGTAGCCAGTTTTGTCCATTTCAGTTACAA ATTGAACACCACAGGATGCAAATCATTTCGACAGACGGTGGCGCTGTCCAGCCGCTGGTCGTGGACACGCTCGTTTCGACGTCCGGCGAACGGTACGATTTCGTCCTTTCGGCAGACCAAAAACCAG GAAACTACTGGGTACGAGTACGAGCCATCGGCTTTTGTGACATCCAGCGGAAGGAGGAGTATGCCGTCCTTTCGTACTCGCCACCGGCCGACGTCAGCGACCAAGAGTTGGCCTTTCCGACGGTGGAACCTCCCGGCTGGGACGAGCCGTATCCGGTTGGTGTG ATCCTGAACCACCCAAACACCACCTGCTACCAGCCCGGGGATCAGTCCGTGTGTGCCGCTGACCTGGAATCCCACGAAGTTCACCGGGACGATGCCCTGATCGATGCGAAGCCGGACAAAAAGTTTTACATCGCATTTGACACGTTCCAGGCGGACACCAACCTGCTGTTCTCGGAAAACGGATACGTCCGCTACATGA CTGTGGCCCTAACGTTCAACAACATTGGCATCACGAATAACATCAGCATGGTGAACTTGCCGTTTCCGCCGTTGACCCAACCGGACCTGCTGGCCACGGTGGCGGACCAATTTTGCAACTCGACCTCCAAACCGGCCCGTTGCCTGCCCGACCGGGCCTGCTTCTGCACCCACCGGCTCCAGGTGGCGCTGAACGACGTGGTCGAGATGTCACTCATCGACGATGCCGACCAGATCCGCGAACTGTACCACCCGTTCCATCTGCACGGCCACCGGTTCATCGTGATGGGCCAGGGCCAGGTGCCACCCGGGACACGACGCCAGGTGGACAAGTTTGCGTGGTTAAAAGCCCAAGCCCCCCGACGCGGTGGCATGCCGGACAGCCATAATCCACCCTACAAGGACACCGTGTCCATCCCGAGCCGGGGCTACACCAGAGTTCGGTTCCGCGCCGATAATCCAG GCTTCTGGCTGGTGCATTGTCATTTCGAGTGGCACCTTGGCATCGGAATGTCCCTCATCCTGCAGGTGGGAGATGTCGACCAGATGAAAAAGCCCCCGCCCGGATTCCCCACCTGTGGCCACTACAGACCGGACGCGGAGAGTATTCTGGGAATGGTTTGA
- the LOC120428534 gene encoding uncharacterized protein LOC120428534 — translation MAKPSSRVPLPVCQVLILLAICSSTASGSALERYRSLIRNQSVPINLEAFPGELCMRSCEDTLPRVCYFNWVLEHYHAMGPACKSCADGNHRDCYHHACLTADGVERGVMSINRQIPGPPIQVCKDDLIVIDMMNAMGGTATAMHWHGLHQRDTPYMDGVPFVTQCPIEFMSTFRYSFWATEPGTQFYHSHAGHHKVNGHYGAMIIRQPEVNDPNAHLYDFDLPDHTILGSDWMHVDGEMFMPGLPSSGGILPKNLLINGKGTYTHENGTATNAPRDVFRVRKGGRYRFRFINAASHVCPLELQIENHPLQIIASDSFNVQPVTVNTLVTTSGERYDFVVNADQPSANYWIRLRAIGPCDYLNIDQTAVLSYLPFSVPEEELAFTDREFPAFSESLFEETISANHPNTTCGVSKPDVCITDFEAHSRDDSIVNGVPDHKFILGFENYRMTFDKTFGENSYEHFMNIHDDINLQGAINNLSFTYPPFSMLTQPELLREDMFCDEHTRPAHCDQSDSHCTCIHRLKIELHSLVELYILDLSPDVNPLNHPFHLHGYQMHVMEMGQNLAEPITIARAQTIARAQSLRRTTVTNFPPSKDTVSIPSKGYTRLRFRADNPGFWLMHCHFEWHTAVGMALVVQVGEPTDFVRAPANFPTCNKYQPDVDEAMFR, via the exons ATGGCTAAGCCCAGTTCACGAGTGCCTCTTCCGGTGTGCCAAGTGTTAATCCTGCTCGCGATATGCAGTTCCACCGCCAGTGGTAGCGCCCTGGAACGGTACCGTAGCCTGATACGCAACCAGTCCGTGCCCATAAATCTGGAAGCGTTCCCGGGGGAGCTGTGCATGCGGAGCTGCGAGGACACCCTGCCTCGCGTGTGCTACTTCAACTGGGTGCTGGAACACTATCACGCCATGGGACC cgCCTGCAAATCTTGTGCCGACGGGAATCACCGCGACTGCTACCACCACGCGTGCCTCACGGCGGACGGAGTCGAGCGGGGTGTAATGTCCATCAACCGGCAGATTCCGGGCCCGCCGATTCAGGTCTGCAAGGACGACCTGATCGTGATCGACATGATGAACGCCATGGGCGGTACGGCAACGGCTATGCACTGGCACGGCCTGCACCAACGGGACACCCCCTACATGGACGGAGTTCCGTTTGTGACGCAGTGTCCGATCGAGTTCATGAGCACCTTCCGGTACTCGTTCTGGGCCACCGAACCGGGGACGCAGTTCTACCACTCGCACGCCGGTCACCACAAGGTCAACGGTCACTACGGAGCCATGATCATCCGCCAGCCGGAGGTCAACGATCCGAACGCCCATCTGTACGACTTTGACCTACCAGATCATACCATACTGGGCTCCGACTGGATGCACGTGGACGGAGAAATGTTCATGCCCGGACTACCCTCAAGCGGGGGCATTCTCCCCAAGAACCTGCTCATCAACGGCAAGGGGACGTACACGCACGAGAACGGCACCGCAACCAACGCCCCGCGGGATGTGTTCCGGGTGCGCAAGGGTGGTCGCTATCGGTTCCGGTTCATCAACGCCGCCAGCCACGTCTGCCCACTAGAGCTTCAAATCGAAAACCACCCTCTTCAGATCATCGCCAGTGATTCCTTCAACGTGCAGCCCGTCACGGTAAACACGCTCGTTACGACGTCTGGCGAACGGTACGACTTTGTGGTGAACGCCGACCAACCCTCCG CCAATTACTGGATCCGGCTGCGGGCGATTGGACCTTGCGATTATCTGAACATCGACCAGACCGCCGTCCTGTCTTACTTGCCGTTTTCCGTCCCCGAGGAGGAGCTGGCCTTCACCGACCGGGAGTTTCCGGCCTTCTCGGAGTCGCTGTTTGAGGAAACCATT TCGGCGAATCATCCCAACACAACCTGTGGCGTCTCGAAACCGGACGTTTGCATCACCGATTTCGAAGCCCACTCGAGGGACGACAGCATCGTTAACGGCGTTCCGGATCACAAGTTCATTCTGGGATTTGAAAACTATCGGATGACCTTTGACAAGACATTCGGCGAAAACAGTTACGAGCATTTTATGA ACATCCACGATGACATCAACCTGCAGGGTGCCATCAACAATCTCAGCTTCACGTATCCCCCTTTCTCGATGCTTACCCAACCCGAACTGCTCCGCGAGGACATGTTCTGCGACGAGCACACCCGACCTGCCCATTGTGACCAGAGTGACAGCCACTGCACGTGCATCCACCGGCTCAAGATCGAGCTGCACTCGCTCGTGGAGCTGTACATCCTGGATCTTTCCCCGGATGTGAACCCCCTGAACCATCCGTTCCACCTGCACGGCTACCAGATGCACGTGATGGAGATGGGCCAGAACCTGGCGGAACCGATCACGATCGCCCGAGCCCAGACGATTGCCCGGGCGCAATCACTCCGCCGGACCACGGTGACCAACTTCCCACCGAGCAAGGACACCGTTTCGATCCCCAGCAAGGGCTACACCCGGTTGCGCTTCCGGGCGGACAATCCCGGCTTCTGGCTGATGCACTGTCACTTTGAGTGGCACACGGCCGTCGGAATGGCGTTGGTGGTGCAGGTCGGAGAACCAACGGACTTTGTCCGGGCGCCGGCGAACTTTCCAACCTGTAACAAGTACCAGCCGGACGTGGACGAGGCAATGTTTCGATAA